The following DNA comes from Acidobacteriota bacterium.
CCCCCGGGCCGCCGCCAGCTCCGCCACCAGCAAGGCGCCGCCGGCGGCACCCCGCAGGGTGTTGTGGGAGAGGGTGACGAATTTGTAGTCCAGGAGCGGGCAAGGCCGCAGGCGGCCCACGGAAGCCGCCATGCCGCGGTCTAGGTCCCGATGCAGCCGCGGCTGGGGAGCGTCGTCCTCCGGCAGGTAGTGCACCGGCTGCTCCGGCGCGCTGGGTAGGCGGCGGTCCTGGGGCTCGCCGCGGAAGCTCTCCCAGGCTTCCCGGACTTCGTCCTCCGAGGCCTCGTCCCGCAGCTTGACGGAAACGCAGAGGGTGTGGCCGTCCACCACCGCCACCCGGTTGGCGTGGGCGCTGACGCGGATCCGGTGGGGCTCGATGGCGCCGTCCCGGTAGCGGCCGAGGATCTTCGCCGGCTCGTTCTCCAGCTTGTCCTCCTCGCCGCCGATGAACGGCACCACGTTGTCCAGGGCCTGCATGGAGGGCACGCCGGGAACTCCGGCGCCGGACAGGGCCTGGAGGGTCACCACGTGGGCCTGCTCGACGCCGAAGGCCCGGTCCAGCGGGCCCAGGGCCAGGGTCAGGCCGATGGTGGAGCAGTTGGGGTTGGTGAGGATGGCGCCGGAGCGGTCCTGGTGGGCCGCCAGCTCCAGGTGCTCGGGGTTGATCTCCGGCACCAGGAGGGGGACGTCCGGAGCCATGCGGTGGCTCTTGGCGTTGGATACCACCCAATGGCCGGCGTCCGCCAGGGCGGCCTCGGCCTCCAGGGCGGCGGCGGCGTCGAGGGCGGAGAAGACCAGGGCGCAGTCGGCGACGGCGTCCGGCGTGGTGGGGCGCACCGTCATCTTCGCCACCGCCGGCGGCAGGGGAGAGCTTTGCAGCCAGTGGGCGGCCTCACCGTAGGGCCGGCCGGCGGAGCGCTCGGAGGCGGTGACTACCGCCAGGCGGAACCACGGATGGTCCGACAGCAGCTCGATGAAGCGTTGGCCGACGCTGCCGGTGGCACCGAGGAGGGCGACAGGGATGCGTTCGTCGGGGACGGTGCGGGAAGAACTCTTGGAGGCGGTCATGGCATCACCTTGGGGGGATGAGTGTTGAGTGGCTCGGTAGCTTCAAGCCTAACGAGTCGTCAGTGGCTGCGCCACTCGCTTTCAGGGGCTACGCCACTCTGCGGCGGCGCGCAGCAGGTCGGCGAAGACGCCGCCGGCGGTGACCGCCGGACCGGCGCCGGGGCCGCGGACGATGAGGGGCTCGCGGTCGTAGAGACCGGTCTTGAGGACTACCAGGTTCTCGGTGCCGCGCAGCGAGGCGGCGGGGTGCTGCGGGGGCAGAGCCTCCAGGCCGACGGTGGCCCGCTCGCCGTCGAAGCGGGCCAGGTAGACCAGGCGCGAATCTCCAGCCTCCTCCAGCCGCTGGGCGAAGACCGGATCGAGCTCCGGCAGCCGCTCCCAGAGCTGCTCCAGGGTGAGCTGGCTCCAGGGACCGTCGGCGGGCAGTAGAGGCTCCACCACCACCTCCTCCGGCTCCAGGTCGAAGCCCCCCAGGCGGGCGAGGATCAGGAGCTTGCGGCCGACGTCGCCGCCCTCCAGGTCCTCTCGCGGGTCCGGCTCGGTGAGGCCCTGGTCGTAGGCCTCCCGCAGCGCCTGGCTGAAGGGGGCACCGTCGTGCAGGCGGCTGAGGACGAAGCCCACGGTGCCGGAGAGCACGCCCTCCACCGCCTGCAGACCGTCGCCGCTGTCCGCCAGATCTCGGAGCGGACCGATCACCGGCAGACCGGCACCGACGGTGGCCTCGTGGTAGAGCGGCCCGGCGGGAGGGCGCTGGTCCAGGGGGCCGGCGAAGGGGTGCTTGTTGGCGGTCACCACCGACACTCCCGCCTCGAGCAGGGGGCGATAGAGGGCGCCGAGAGTTGGGTCGGCGGTGCAGTCGAGGAAGACCGCCGGCCGCGGCCGGCGGGCGAGATCCTCGAGATGTTCCGCCAAGGGCCGGAGCTCTTCGCCGGCGGCGGTCTGCCGGGCCAGCTCCTCGGCGGCGGTGGCGGGGTCCAGGCCCGCGGGGTCGCCGAGAACGCCGCGGCTGTTGGCTACCGCCACCAGTCGCAGCTCCAAACCGCGACGGCGGGCGATCTCCTGAGAGCTGCGGGCGAGCTGGGTGAGCAGGGCGGCGCCCACCCGGCCGACCCCCGCCAGGTGCACGTCCACCCGCCGCAGGGGCTGGAAGAAACGGCTGTGGAGAGCGCGGACGGCGCGGGCTTCGTCCCGGGACGAGACCACCACCGAAATATTGAGCTCGGAGCTACCTTGGGCGATGGCTCGGACGTTGATGTCCCGCTCCGCCAGCACGCCGAAGACCGAGCTGGCGATGCCCGGGCGGTCGCGCATGCCGGTGCCCACCGCCGCCACGACTGCCAGGTTGTCCTCCACGACCAGCTCGTCCACCAGCCCGGCACGGCGCTCCAGGGCGAATTCTTCCGCCAGACAGCGGACGGCGCTGGGGATCGACTCCGGCGAGATGCCGATGCAGATGGAGTGCTCGCTGGAAGCCTGGGTGATGAGGATGACGTTGATGCGCTCCCGGGCGAGGGCGGCGAAGAGGCGCATGGCGATGCCCGGCACGCCCACCATGCCGTCGCCCTCCAGCCGCAGCAGAGCGAAGCGCTGGATGGAGGTGATGCCCCGCACCGGTGGACGGCTGGCTTCACTGCCTTCGGATTGTCGGCCCAGGGTGTCGTCCACCCGGGTGCCCGGGGCTTCGGGATGGAAGGTGTTGCGGATCCACAGCGGGATGCCGGCGCTGCGGGTGGGGTGCACGCTGGGGGGATAGACCACCTTGGCGCCAAAATGGCTCAGCTCCATGAGCTCTTCGTAGCTCAAACGGCGAATGGGCCGGGCCCCGGGGACCAGGCGGGGGTCGGCGCTCATGACGCCGTCGACATCGGTCCACAGCTCTACCGCGTCGGCATCCAGAGCGGCCCCCATCAGGGATGCGGTGTAGTCGGATCCGCCGCGGCCCAGGGTGGTGGTCTCGCCGGCGGCGGTGGCGGCGATGAAGCCGGTCATCACCTGTACTCGACCGACCCTGGGGCCGGTGTTGGAGAAGTGCTCCCGCAGGCGTTGGTAGGTGCTCTCGAGATCCACCTGGGCGTTGCCGAAGGTACCGTCGGTGACGATGAGGGGCCGGCTGTCGCAGGCTTCGGCGTCGACGCCGGCGCGGCGCAGGGCTGCCGCCACCGTCGGTGCGGAAAGGCGCTCGCCGTAGCTGAGCACGCTGTCGAGAGTGCGGGGGCTGACCTCGCCCACCAGGGAAATGCCGTGGAGTAGATCGTGGAGCTCCTCCAGGCGCTGTTCGCGGTCCTCGGCGAGGGTTTGTTCCGCCTCGTCGGCTGATCGTTCGTCGGCCTGACGGTGACGCTGCGCCAAGGCCTCCCAGCGGCCCCGCCAGCCACCGGCGGCGTCGCTGTCGTCGTCGGCCGCCGGCGAGGCCTGGCCTCGAGAAGTCCTCTGGGTGGCTTCCTGGGCCGCCGCCTGGGCCGCCGCCAACAAGGTGTCGGTGACTCCGCCGAAGGCCGAGACCACCACCGTCACGGGGCCGGCTTCCAGAGCCTTGCGGACGATGGCCACCACCGCCTCCACCCGCTCCGGGGATGCTACGGACGAACCGCCAAATTTGAGCACGCGCACGTCAATCTCCTCCCACCGTGTCCTCATCACCGGCGGCCGTGGCGACGGGCTCCCTGCACCGAGAGCTGCTAGGCCACCGGGAAGGGCGGAGCTTACTACAAGCCCCGCTGGCTTGATCCCGAACCATACTCGCCATGGTCCTTGGTGCAGCATGGGAGGCCGGCAGGATGCCAGCGCTCCCAGGTCGAGAGCCCCCCGCTGAGCCGCTGAGCCGCTGAGCCGCTGAGCCGCAGAGCAGCCGTCATCCGTCAGAGATTCTGCAACACTGGCAAAACCCGGGTGGGGGAGCCTACGTAAAAGCCGGTGAGGATGAGGCATTGCCGGCATGGATTGCTATCATCCCGTCAGCGACTCCGGCGGTGACATCAGCTCCTCGTTGCGGCGCTCCCGGCCGTGGCGTTTGAGGGTTTGGCGGCGCCGCCCGACTGCCAAGGAGGGTCTTCCAGCGCATGAACAGTTCTCCTCGTTCCACCTCTCGCTCTAGCCGCCGAGCCTCGTCTCGGCCCCCACGGGCGCTGGCCGCTCGCGCCACTGGTCGCCGAAGCCCCCTCGGCTCCCTGGGGGCTCTGCTCTCCGCCCTCACGGTTCTCTTCTTGCTCACCGGCTGCGCCAGCACCGGTGCCGACGGGGTGAGCAAGATCGCCGAATACCGGGATCAGAAGCTCAACCGCGAGGTGCGGTCCCTGGGCTTCGAGCCGGAGGAGCTGATCAAGCCATACCGCTTGACGCCGGAGATGCGCGAGTGGGTGCATACGGTGGTCCCCGCCACCGGCTCGTCGAAGGAACGCTTGATCATCCTGCTGGATTATTTGCTGGACGAGGACGGGGAGGCTCTGGGAGTGCGCTACGACTCCGGCTTCACGCCCACCGCCTCGGAGGTCTTCGATTCGCGGTTGGCCAACTGCCTGTCCTTCACTCACCTCTTCGTGGGGCTGGCCCGGGAGGCTGGCATGGACGCCTACTACCTGGACGTCAACCACGCCGAGACCTTCGAGCGGGACCAGGACCTCATCGTCCTCTCCGGTCACGTCACCGCCGGCTATGGCGTTCCCACGGATCCTCTGGTGCTGGAGTACAGCGTCGGCCCCGACGCCGACTATCGCTATGTCACCAAGCTGGAGGATCGCCGGGCCCTGGCCATGTACTACTCCAACCGCGGTGCCGAGGAGATGCGTCACGGCAATCTGGAGCAGTCCGTGGAGTGGCTGCGCACCGCCGTCACCCTCGACCACGAGCTGCCCGACGCCTGGGTGAATTACGGTGTCGTGCTGCGCCGCATGGGGGACCAAGAGGCGGCGGAGGAGGCCTACCGCAAGGCTTTGCAGGTCAATCCCCAGACCATCTCCGCTTATCAGAACCTGGCCACCCTCATGCGCCTCCAGGGACGCAGCACCGAGGCCGACGAGCTGGTGCGGGTGGCTCAGCGGCTGGGGGACCGCAATCCCTTCAACTACCTCAATCTCGGGGATTTGAACCTGCGCCGGGGAGAGATCGAGGCGGCGGAGACTTACTACCGCAAAGCCCTCAGTCTCTACGGTGAGCTGGCGGAGCCCTACGCCGCCATGGGCATCCTCGCCTATCACCTGGATCGGCCCCAGGAGGCGCGCAAATGGCTCCGCCGCGCCGAGAAGCGAGACCCCGAGAACCCCCGGACCCGCGCCCTGGCCCGCCGCCTGGACGCCGCTGAGCGGGGGGACGAGGGGATGGCCCGCATCGTCCAGCCCAAGGGCGAGCGGGGTTAGCAGCCCGTGGTAAAAGTCGAGCCGCGCTGCGAGCGGTCCTTTTCCGCCGAATCTTCGTTCGAAAACCTCGCCGATACCCGCATCGCCTGCGGTTTTCCGGCCTTGATTCGGCAAAAAACTGCTCGCTCTCGCTGGCGTCTGACTTTTGCCACGGGCTGTTAGCTGCCGGCCTACGATCGAGCGTCGACGGCCTTCGGCTCCGGAACGTAGTTTGCATTAAACTTGGAGTAGGGATGGCGGCTTGCCCACCGTCCCTCCTACAAAGAATTACTAGCGATCTATACGAGTCAGGAGCCAAGCATGAAAATCGATATCGGAATCGACAAAGCCCATCGCAGAGAAATCGCCGACGGTCTCTCCAAGCTGCTGGCGGATTCCTACACCCTCTACCTCAAGACCCACAACTACCATTGGAACGTCGAAGGGCCCATGTTCAACACCCTGCACCAGATGTTCGAGGAGCAGTACACCGAGCTGGCGGAGGCGGTGGACGTCATCGCCGAGCGCATTCGGGCTCTGGGTTTCCCGGCGCCGGGAAGCTATGAAGAGTTCCAGAAGCTCACCTCCATCGAACAGGAGAAGGAAGAGGGCATCGCCGCCGAGGAGATGGTCAAGCGTCTGGTGAGAAGCCACGAAGCGGTGGTCAAGACCGCTCGTTCGGTGCTGCCCAGCGCCGACAAGGCCACCGACGAGCCCAGCGTCGACCTGCTGGTGGAGCGCATGCGGCTGCACGAGAAGACCGCCTGGATGTTGCGCAGCATGGTGGCCTGAGGGATTTCCCTCTGCTAGTTCCCGCTCGCTAGCGGGCGGACTCTGACGACGGCGGCGAGGTTTCTCGCCGCCGTCGCTGTATCTGGAGCCCTGGCACTCGGGGAGCGGTGGCTCTACACTCCCTACCCATCATGACTCACGATCCTCGCCGCAGTGGCCTCTGGCGCTTGTTCATCGACACCGGCGGCACCTTCACCGATTGCCTCGCCGTCACTCCCCATGGAGAGCTGCGGCGGGCCAAGGTGCTGAGCTCCAGCGCTCTGCGGGGGCGGGTCGCCTCTTGGTCCACCGGGCGTCAGGCTTTGAGAGTCGAGCAGCCTTGGCCGCTGCCGAAGGATTTCTTCGCCGGCTACGCCCTGCGCCTCCTGGACGGCGGCGGCGAGGGAACGGTGACGGGCTGGAATCCGGAGACCGGAGAGCTCGGCGTGGAATGGCCAGCCGGAGCGGCGCCGCCGGTCTCCGCTGGTGCCGGCTTCGAGATCCGCTCGCCGGAGGAGGCACCGATCCTGGCCGCGCGGCTGGTCACCGGCACCGGTGCCGGCCGGCCGCTGCCGCCGGTGGAGCTGCGGCTGGCCACCACCCGCGGTACCAACGCTCTGCTGGAGCGCCGGGGCAGCCGCACCGCCCTGCTGATCACCGCCGGCTTCGGCGATCTGTTGGAGATCGGCACCCAGCAGCGGCCGGACCTCTTCGCCCTCGACGTGGTGCGGCCTCGGCCCCTCTATGAACGGGTGGTGGAGGTGGCGGAGCGCCGTGCCGCCGACGGCTCGGTGCTGGAGCCGTTGGATCTGGAGGGCCTGGAATCGGTGCTGGGCGAGCTTCTGGAGGACGGCGTGGAGAGCTTCGCCGTGGCCTTCGCCCACAGCTTTCGGCAGCCGGATCACGAATTGCGGGTGGAGGAGCTGTTGCTTCGCGGAGGAGCTCGTTGGATCAGCTCCTCGGCGCGCCTGGCGCCGCGCATCGGACTGCTGGCGCGGGCGCAGACGGCGGTGGTGGATGCCTATTTGGCGCCGGTGGTGGGGCGCTACGTCGAGCGGGTGGAAGGGGCCTTGGCGGTCGGTTCCCGGTTGTTGGTGATGACCAGCGCCGGAGGCTTGGTGAGCGCCGGCTCCTACCGCGCCAAGGACAGCCTACTCTCGGGCCCCGCCGGCGGGGTGGTGGGAGCGGCGGAGGCCGGGCAGCGTTCCGGCTTCCCCCGGGTGGTGGCCTTCGACATGGGGGGCACCTCCACCGATGTTTCCCGATGCGACGGCGCCTACGAGTACCGCTACGAGGTCGAGGTGGGGGGCGCCCGCCTGCTGGCTCCGGCCCTGGCCATCGAGACCGTCGCCGCCGGCGGCGGTTCGGTGTGCGGGTTCCGCGACGGCCGGGTGCAGGTGGGGCCGGAGAGCGCCGGTGCCGACCCGGGCCCGGCCTGCTACGGCGCCGGCGGCCCCTTGACCCTCACCGACGTCAACCTCCTCTTGGGTCGCCTCGACCCCCGGGGCTTCGAGATCCCCATCGAGAAGGAGGCGGCTCGCCAGGCCGCGGAAGATTTGGCCCGGAAGGTGGCAGCGGGAACTGGAGCTTCGCCGGAGGCAGAGGGAGGGGCGCCGCTGGAAGCCTTGCTCCAGGGCTTGCTGGACATTGCCGACGAGCGCATGGCGGAGGCCATCCGGGCCATTTCCGTGCGCCGCGGCTACGACCCCCGGGACTACACCCTGGTGGCTTTTGGCGGCGCCGGTGCCCAGCACGCCTGCTCGGTGGCCTCGGTGCTGGGCATGGAACGGGTGCTGGTGCCCGAGGATGCGGCCCTGCTCAGCGCCCGGGGGCTCTCCTCGGCGGTGGTGGAGCGCTTTGCCGAGGCCCAGGTGCTGCAGCCCTTGGCGGACGTGGCGGCGGGCCTGGAGGAGCGTCTCGCCACCCTCGGCGCCGAGGCTCGGCGGCAGGTAGTGGGGGAAGGCTTCGAGGACGATCAGGTGGAGATCCGTCGGCGGCTGGCATCGCTGCGCTTTGTTGGCCAGGAAAGCTCCCTGGAAGTGGCGGTGGAGCGGGGGGAGTCCTTGTTGGAGCTTTTCAAAGCCGCCTACCGGGAGGTCTATGGCTACGAGCCGGAGGATCGGCCGGTGGAGGTGGAATCGCTGCGGGTGGTGGCCTCGTCCCGGCCTTCCAAGCCCTTGGGAACCATGCCGGGAGAGGAAGGATCTTCCCAGGGCGCAGAAGATTCTTCCAACGGGAGGTCTGGGAATCAGGATGCAGGCCAGGGGGCCGTACGCACCGGCGGCCAGGCGGAGCTCCGACCGGCGCGACCGGCCGGTGAGCAGCGGGCCTGGATGGGGAGCGCCTGGCGCTCGGTACCGGTCTATCGCCGGGAGCAGCTTCGGTGCGGAGAAAGGCTGGAAGGCCCGGCGTTGGTTTTCGAGCTTCACAGCGCCACGGTGGTGACCCCGGGCTGGTGGGGCAGCGTGGACGCCGCTGGCGCGCTGGTGTTGGAACGATCCCGCGGGGAGGTTGATCATGCATCCTGAAGGTTCCCGCCCCGAAGCGGTGGAGCTGGCCCTCTTCACCCACCGTTTTGAAGCCATCGCCCGGGAGATGGGGGAGATGCTCCAGCGCACGGCGCTGTCCACCAACGTCAAGGAGCGGCTGGATTTCTCCTGTGCCCTCCTCGACGCCGATGGGCGGCTGGTGGTCAATGCTCCTCACATTCCGGTGCACCTGGGAGCCCTGGGGCTGTGCGTGCGCAAGGTGGCTGCAGTGCTCGACCTGGGGCCCGGGGACGTGGCGGTGACCAATCATCCGGCCTTCGGAGGCTCCCATCTGCCGGACGTGACGGTGATCACGCCGGTTTTCCTCGAGAAGGACGCCCTCAGTGAGGAGGGCGTCACTCAACTCCTGGGCTACGTGGCCAGTCGGGCCCATCACGCGGAGATCGGCGGCCGGCGCCCCGGTTCGATGCCGCCGGACGCCCGCACTCTGGCGGAGGAGGGGGTGGTGCTCGAGCCATCGCTGCTGCTGGCCGCCGGCGAGCCCCGCTGGCAGGAGATGCGGCGCCGGCTGGAAGCGGGGCCCCACCCCAGCCGGTCGGTGGCGGAGAATCTGGCGGATCTGGCGGCGGCAGTGGCGGCCAATCGCCGCGGCGCCGAGGCTCTGCGGCGCCTCGCCCGGTCCCACGGTGCCGCCAAGGTGGCGGAGCAGATGGCGGCACTGCAGGCGCTGGCGGCGCAATCCCTTTCGGAGGCGTTGGTGGCCCACGGCGACGGCCGGTATCAGGCGCGGGAGCTGCTGGACGACGGCACCCCCATCGCGGTGACCCTGGGACTCGCGGGGGGAAGGGGCACGGTGGACTTCACCGGGACGGGTTCGACGCACCCGGGCAATCTCAACGCGCCGCCAGCGGTGGCCACCAGCGCCGTGCTCTATGTGCTGCGCCTGCTCCTGGACCGCCCGCTGCCCCTCAACGAGGGCATGCTCGACCCCATCGAGTTGATCCTCCCCGAGGGCTCATTCCTGAACCCGAAGTTCCCGGAAGACCCCACTGCGGCGCCGGCGGTGGTGGGGGGCAATGTCGAAACCAGCCAGCGGGTGGTGGATACGTTGATCAAGGCGTTGGGGTTGGCGGCGGGCAGTCAGGGGACGATGAACAATCTGCTCTTCGGCAATGCCGGCTTCGGGTATTACGAGACGGTGTGCGGCGGCGTCGGCGCCGGCCCCGGTTTCGACGGCGCCTCGGCAGTGCACAGCCACATGACCAATACCCGCATCACAGATCCGGAGATCCTGGAGCACCGCTACCCGGTGCGCCTCGACCGCTTCGCCATCCGCCGCGGTTCCGGCGGTGCCGGGCGCTGGCGGGGCGGCGAAGGGGTGGTGCGGGAGCTGACGTTCTTGGAGCCGGTCTCCCTCTCCCTCCTCACTCAACACCGCCAAGCTGGCCCCTACGGCATCGAGGGAGGCTACCCCGGCACCCCCGGCCGCCAGCGCCTGGTCCGTGCCGGGGCGCCCCTCGAAGACGCCGAAGAGCTCGCAGGCATCGACGGCCGCGAGGTCGAAGCCGGCGACCGCTTGATTCTCGAAACCCCCGGTGGAGGAGGTTGGGGCGAGCCTAACCACGAATAGCAGACCCCTTTCCCCAGAGAGGTCAGCTTCAGCAAGCGATACCACTCCCGATCCCTTCCTCCCCGTCAGTCCCATGCCGACGAGCGGTATTGAGCGCGGAAGTGGTGGGCCACTACGACTGGATGCAGATGACCTACGGCTTTCCCGGCCAGGGCATCGAGCCCTTCACCCTGCTGCTGCCGGGCGACCTGGCCCTGCCGAGCCCGCCGGGCGCCATGGCTCTTTTGGGCTTCGACTTCGTCCACCTGCGGGGCGACGGCTACGCCATCGCTGGCCAGGATCTGTGGAACGACTTCTATGCCCGCGAGTTGATCGACGCGATCTTCGTCGGCGGCTTCGCAGGCCGCACCACCGACCGCTGGTCAGCGACTCTGTCCTGAATCACCCTTCTGCGCGAAGCGGCACGTAGGGCCGCGGTGCGAGCTTCTCGGTCGAGGGGCCGACCTCGGCCTCGTCGATCTCCAGCCGGTAGTCGGTGTCCAGACGCCCCCTCACGGTGAGCGGGAAGGAGCCGGGGCGGCGGTAGCCGGCGATGCGGAACTGGATCGTGCCTCTCTCGACTCGCCCTTCGGCATGGGCCACGATGCGGCCCGAGGTGCGGCGCAGGACTCCGTGCACGGTTTCGCGCTCAGCTCCGGGCGCGGTGAGCAGGAGATAGGCGGGGTACCAGGTGGCACTCACTGCCTCGAAGCCGGCGACGACGGCCAGGAGTGCCTTCTCACCCGCCAGTCGCTCCGGGCTCGGAAGGTCGTCGCGGAAGGTCACCATCAGCCGGCGCCGCAGGCATTCGATCTCGTAGGCCCGATCGGGTGACAGCTCGATGCCGCTGGGGGCTCGTCGCAGATCCCGCAAGCACGCTCCGAGTTCGTCGGGACGGGCAGGGCGGATCGGCACCCTGGCCGTTTGCTCCGTGGGCGTCCAGCCCGTCTGCTCGCCGTCGAGGTGCGCGTGATCACCCTCGCCGGGTAGGTCGTGGCGATGCTCGATCAGGCTCTCGGCGAACCGGCCAGCCTCGGCGACGAGGGAGTGGGGATCGTCCGCTTCCGTCTGGGCATGCCGGGTCAGCTCACGATCCTCGGCCGAGCCGAGTGCGCCCAGTGCCTTGAGGGCCGAGCGCCGGACCACCGGCTCGGAGTCGGCCGCCGCCCGGCGAAGGGAATCGAGGGCTTCGTCACCTCCGAGGCGCCAAAGGGCGCGCACGGCAGCCTGGCGAACCGCCGCGGGGCTGTCCTCGTCGTCCACGATACGGCCCAGCTCGCCGACGGCGCCTGGCCAACCCGTTTCGGTCAGCCAGAAGACGGCGCTCGTCCGGCCGAGCTCGGAGTCGGTGTCGTCGAGCAATGCTCGCAGCCGTTTAAGCGCGGTGGTGAACTCGGGATCGCGATCGCTACCGGGCTGCCAGCGGGGCAGCGGGACCGGTGGGCGCGGGGTCAGGCTCATCGATATCTCCGATCGTCGTGGGCATGTCTTGGGAGTGTCGGGTCAGGCGCAGGTCCATTCGACGGTGCAGTGCCGTCTCAAGGACGCGCCCTGCTCGGGCGTCAGCCGACCGCCGTTGGGGACGGATTCATACATCAGGTTGCTGCTGGAATCGTCGTGCAACAGGCCGAGGTAGTGACCGATCTCGTGGGCCAGCACCTGGGCCGTTCCGTCGATCACGGCTTCGAGGGCGATGACGCAGCCCGACGCTCCCAGCTCGTGGTCCGGGCAGCGGCCGAAGATCGGGCCGCGGCCGATGGTCGGACCGGCCCAGGTCTTGACCCAGAAGACGTCGATCGCCTCCGAGCCGAGGCCGAAGGTGTCGCGCAGCTCCCGGGCGTGCTCTGCGCTCTCGATCCACGGGAAGTCGCCGGCCTCGGCCAGGGGGATGCCCAGCTCGGCCGCGATGTCGATCCGCACCCGTGCCGGCTCGAGCAGGCGGTTCGCCAGGACGTGGGCGGCGGCGATCTCGAAGTCGTCGCCGTGGGTGAACAGCTCGGTGCCGACGCGGATGAAGTTGATCGAGACCCTGGGTACCAGCACCGCCTCGGCACAGGCGCGCAGGGCGAGAGGCGGCGAGAGCAGGGCCGGGCAGAGGGTCTGGCCGAGCGCCCACGAGTCGGCTCCGGGTTCCCGGCAGGCGGCCGCTCGGCGCAGGCGGATCACCGACACGGCGGCCGCATCATGCAGTGCTGCCGCATGATGCTCGCCTGCAGGTCGGTGATCTCGTCGAGCGGGCCGGCCCCGGTCGACGTCATCATGTTCTCGAGGCTCTTGGCCTCCGGATCGTCGAAGAGGAACGTATGGACATCGGTGTGGGACAACCCGAGGTAGTGGCCGAGCTCGTGGCCGAGAGCCCGGCCGATTGTGGCACCGCTGCCGCCACCCGAGAAGTCGACGATCAGGCCCGAGCCCTTGCCGTCGTTGTCGCAGCTACCATCGATCGGCGACTGCCCCGCCACGTCCTCGTCTTCCCAGACCAGAGAACGGACGAAGAAGGCGTCGATGCCGTCGTTGTCGCCAGCGAAGCTGAAGCTGTCGGTCAGCTCCTGCCCCTCCTCGCCGGAGGTGATCTGGTCGAAGCCTTGAGCGTCGGCGGCCAGGAGCTGGCCCCGTTCGATCCTGCCGATTCCGATCCCGACGTTACCGTAGACCCGCCGAACGAAGGCGATGGCGCCGTCGAGAAGCGAGTCCACCTGATCGGCGTTCGGAACCTGATCGAGGCCGACCGAGATCAGGTTGAGGTGGACGTGACGGAACCCGAGGCGAGCCGCCTGCAAGCGAACGCTGATGTCCGGATCGATGAACGGCGACCGTTCGGGTACCGAGCGATATCCGAAGAAGTGGTTGAGCACCGAGAGGCGCTCGGACGGGTCCGGCGCGTGGGGGCTTCCGGCTTGGACGCAGCCGATCAAGCGGCGAAGGGAAATCTCGTCCATTGACGGCACTCTACTGTAGAGCCACGAGGATCGGAATCATGCCGCGGCCCGCGGCCAGCGGTCGCAGCGCCTTGCCGATGACGCTGCCGAAAGCCTTGAGCGGGTCGGTGGCCTTCATGGCGTGGCCTTCCCGCGGCGCCGTCGTCAGCAGATCGCCGACCCCGATCGCGTCCTGGCTGGCGTCGACCTGGCAAAAGACCCGGCCGATCAAGGCCAGCGGCTTGCGCAGGCCCTCGTGGGTGCGGCCGAGGACGAGACCCGGTCGCAGGTCCCCGGCGCCCGAGAGCACGCCGGCGACTCGCTTGTCGTAGCCTGATCGGCTCGGCCGCAGGAGGCCGTCGTCGTCCAAGACCATCACGGTCCCCGGTGCGGCGTCGCAGCCGGGGGCGATCTCGAAGTCCTCGGCGCAATCGGCATTGCGCAGGATGATGTCGCCGGCATTTCCGTCGAGGTGGATGCTCGCCTTCTTCGGATCGTCGGTGGCGGTCGTGCCGGCGGCAAAGAGCATGATGTCGCCGTCGTTGTCGTGGCCGCCGAGCCAGATGTGGCCTCTCGCGCCGTCGATGCGTAGCTGCCGTTTGCCGTCGGGCGTGCGGCCGATGATCTCGCTCTTATCACCATCGAGGTGGAGGGTGGCCTTGGACAAATCGCTGTTGTCCGGCTCGTCGTGGTGAAAGAGCACGAGGTCGCCGTCCTGGCCTTGGCCGCCGAGCCACAGGTTACCGTTCGAACCGTCGAGGTGGGCGTGCCGCTT
Coding sequences within:
- a CDS encoding hydantoinase/oxoprolinase family protein; protein product: MALHSLPIMTHDPRRSGLWRLFIDTGGTFTDCLAVTPHGELRRAKVLSSSALRGRVASWSTGRQALRVEQPWPLPKDFFAGYALRLLDGGGEGTVTGWNPETGELGVEWPAGAAPPVSAGAGFEIRSPEEAPILAARLVTGTGAGRPLPPVELRLATTRGTNALLERRGSRTALLITAGFGDLLEIGTQQRPDLFALDVVRPRPLYERVVEVAERRAADGSVLEPLDLEGLESVLGELLEDGVESFAVAFAHSFRQPDHELRVEELLLRGGARWISSSARLAPRIGLLARAQTAVVDAYLAPVVGRYVERVEGALAVGSRLLVMTSAGGLVSAGSYRAKDSLLSGPAGGVVGAAEAGQRSGFPRVVAFDMGGTSTDVSRCDGAYEYRYEVEVGGARLLAPALAIETVAAGGGSVCGFRDGRVQVGPESAGADPGPACYGAGGPLTLTDVNLLLGRLDPRGFEIPIEKEAARQAAEDLARKVAAGTGASPEAEGGAPLEALLQGLLDIADERMAEAIRAISVRRGYDPRDYTLVAFGGAGAQHACSVASVLGMERVLVPEDAALLSARGLSSAVVERFAEAQVLQPLADVAAGLEERLATLGAEARRQVVGEGFEDDQVEIRRRLASLRFVGQESSLEVAVERGESLLELFKAAYREVYGYEPEDRPVEVESLRVVASSRPSKPLGTMPGEEGSSQGAEDSSNGRSGNQDAGQGAVRTGGQAELRPARPAGEQRAWMGSAWRSVPVYRREQLRCGERLEGPALVFELHSATVVTPGWWGSVDAAGALVLERSRGEVDHAS
- a CDS encoding hydantoinase B/oxoprolinase family protein — its product is MHPEGSRPEAVELALFTHRFEAIAREMGEMLQRTALSTNVKERLDFSCALLDADGRLVVNAPHIPVHLGALGLCVRKVAAVLDLGPGDVAVTNHPAFGGSHLPDVTVITPVFLEKDALSEEGVTQLLGYVASRAHHAEIGGRRPGSMPPDARTLAEEGVVLEPSLLLAAGEPRWQEMRRRLEAGPHPSRSVAENLADLAAAVAANRRGAEALRRLARSHGAAKVAEQMAALQALAAQSLSEALVAHGDGRYQARELLDDGTPIAVTLGLAGGRGTVDFTGTGSTHPGNLNAPPAVATSAVLYVLRLLLDRPLPLNEGMLDPIELILPEGSFLNPKFPEDPTAAPAVVGGNVETSQRVVDTLIKALGLAAGSQGTMNNLLFGNAGFGYYETVCGGVGAGPGFDGASAVHSHMTNTRITDPEILEHRYPVRLDRFAIRRGSGGAGRWRGGEGVVRELTFLEPVSLSLLTQHRQAGPYGIEGGYPGTPGRQRLVRAGAPLEDAEELAGIDGREVEAGDRLILETPGGGGWGEPNHE
- a CDS encoding HEAT repeat domain-containing protein; this translates as MSLTPRPPVPLPRWQPGSDRDPEFTTALKRLRALLDDTDSELGRTSAVFWLTETGWPGAVGELGRIVDDEDSPAAVRQAAVRALWRLGGDEALDSLRRAAADSEPVVRRSALKALGALGSAEDRELTRHAQTEADDPHSLVAEAGRFAESLIEHRHDLPGEGDHAHLDGEQTGWTPTEQTARVPIRPARPDELGACLRDLRRAPSGIELSPDRAYEIECLRRRLMVTFRDDLPSPERLAGEKALLAVVAGFEAVSATWYPAYLLLTAPGAERETVHGVLRRTSGRIVAHAEGRVERGTIQFRIAGYRRPGSFPLTVRGRLDTDYRLEIDEAEVGPSTEKLAPRPYVPLRAEG
- a CDS encoding matrixin family metalloprotease; amino-acid sequence: MSVIRLRRAAACREPGADSWALGQTLCPALLSPPLALRACAEAVLVPRVSINFIRVGTELFTHGDDFEIAAAHVLANRLLEPARVRIDIAAELGIPLAEAGDFPWIESAEHARELRDTFGLGSEAIDVFWVKTWAGPTIGRGPIFGRCPDHELGASGCVIALEAVIDGTAQVLAHEIGHYLGLLHDDSSSNLMYESVPNGGRLTPEQGASLRRHCTVEWTCA